From a region of the Pseudanabaena sp. ABRG5-3 genome:
- a CDS encoding DUF1995 family protein: protein MTQSTEPILLPNNLEDTTEQAIAATYQAIADGATRVLVDLRFPELKSMPIAYEFARSFNERYGNAWQAIFSDAGAAALAKREWADLDVSVRGVNEGRRAIREEDKAFLLVEPSSVEVDQVEKLVQLAGDRPFVMLNPRLENSEVGLGLSARRLRDRFLSTFETAYYIKPLELGALWRCYPQTWQVWVNTEEGMQFLSEVEQRPSSDDIDRLFRQKTGQKTGSFLGRLQELFNALGR, encoded by the coding sequence ATGACCCAATCAACTGAACCCATCTTACTTCCGAACAATTTAGAAGATACGACTGAGCAAGCGATCGCGGCGACATATCAAGCGATCGCTGATGGTGCTACCCGTGTCCTCGTAGATTTGCGCTTTCCTGAACTCAAATCTATGCCGATCGCTTATGAATTTGCCCGTAGTTTTAATGAGCGCTATGGCAACGCATGGCAAGCAATTTTTTCAGACGCAGGAGCAGCCGCATTAGCAAAACGTGAATGGGCAGATCTTGATGTGTCAGTACGTGGAGTCAATGAAGGTCGTAGAGCCATTCGTGAAGAAGACAAGGCATTTTTGTTGGTGGAGCCAAGCTCCGTTGAAGTCGATCAGGTCGAGAAATTGGTGCAACTAGCAGGCGATCGCCCCTTTGTAATGCTCAATCCTCGTCTTGAAAATAGTGAGGTCGGTTTAGGGCTGTCGGCAAGACGACTACGCGATCGCTTTTTAAGTACTTTCGAGACAGCCTACTACATCAAGCCTCTAGAGCTTGGTGCATTATGGCGTTGCTATCCGCAAACATGGCAGGTGTGGGTGAACACTGAAGAGGGAATGCAATTTCTTTCAGAAGTAGAACAACGTCCTTCTAGTGACGATATTGATCGCCTTTTCCGTCAGAAAACTGGACAGAAGACAGGTTCTTTTTTAGGACGCTTACAAGAGTTATTTAATGCGTTAGGCAGATAA
- the groL gene encoding chaperonin GroEL (60 kDa chaperone family; promotes refolding of misfolded polypeptides especially under stressful conditions; forms two stacked rings of heptamers to form a barrel-shaped 14mer; ends can be capped by GroES; misfolded proteins enter the barrel where they are refolded when GroES binds), with translation MSKIVVFDEESRRALERGVNALADAVRVTLGPKGRNVVIEKKYGAPQIINDGVSIAKEIELEDPLENAGAQLIREVASRTNDVAGDGTTSATVLAQEFIREGLRNVAAGANPVGVRRGIEKAVAHLVGVIAEKAKAVDSNAEIAQIATISAGNDPEVGEMIAHAMDKVGKDGVITVEESKSLTTELEVVEGMQLDRGYISPYFVTDSERQLVEFENAKVLLTDKKINVIQDLVPILEKAARSGSPLVIISEDVEGEALATLVVNKLRGSLNIAAIKAPGFGDRRKALLQDIAVLTNGQVISEDAGLELSAATLEQLGTIRKITISKDKTTIVSDISNKANVDKRVAQIRKELELSDSDYDKEKLQERIAKLSGGVAVIKVGAATETELKDRKLRIEDALNSTRAAVEEGIVPGGGATLAHLSVELQEFKATLKNEEAIGADIVARSLSAPLRQISDNAGLEGTVVVEKVKQLPFNHGFDALKGEYVDLIATGIIDPAKVVRSALQNAASVAGMVLTTEALVVEKPEKKSDAGAAGMGGMGGMGGMGGMGGMM, from the coding sequence ATGTCTAAAATCGTAGTATTTGATGAAGAATCTCGCCGCGCCCTTGAGCGTGGTGTCAATGCCCTCGCTGACGCAGTACGTGTCACCCTTGGTCCTAAAGGGCGTAACGTAGTTATCGAAAAGAAATATGGCGCTCCTCAAATCATCAATGATGGTGTGAGCATCGCTAAGGAAATTGAATTAGAAGATCCTTTAGAAAATGCAGGCGCACAACTCATTCGTGAAGTTGCTTCTAGAACCAATGATGTAGCAGGTGATGGTACTACTAGCGCTACCGTTTTGGCTCAAGAATTTATTCGTGAAGGTTTGCGTAACGTTGCCGCAGGTGCTAACCCAGTGGGTGTACGTCGCGGTATCGAAAAGGCAGTTGCTCACTTGGTTGGCGTAATTGCTGAAAAAGCTAAGGCAGTTGATTCCAATGCAGAAATCGCGCAAATCGCCACTATTTCCGCAGGTAATGATCCTGAAGTTGGCGAAATGATTGCCCATGCGATGGACAAAGTTGGCAAAGATGGCGTAATCACCGTTGAAGAGTCTAAGTCCCTCACAACCGAATTGGAAGTTGTTGAAGGTATGCAGCTTGATCGCGGTTATATTTCTCCTTATTTCGTTACCGACAGCGAGCGTCAGTTGGTAGAATTCGAGAATGCTAAGGTTCTCCTCACCGACAAGAAGATCAACGTTATTCAAGACCTCGTTCCCATCTTGGAAAAGGCAGCTCGTTCTGGTTCTCCTCTCGTCATTATTTCTGAAGATGTTGAAGGTGAAGCTCTCGCAACTCTAGTTGTTAACAAGCTCAGAGGTTCTCTGAATATCGCTGCTATCAAAGCTCCTGGATTTGGCGATCGCCGTAAGGCATTGTTACAAGACATCGCTGTTCTCACCAATGGACAAGTCATTTCTGAAGATGCTGGTTTAGAACTCAGTGCTGCAACCTTGGAACAGCTTGGTACAATCCGTAAGATCACCATTTCTAAGGACAAGACCACCATTGTTTCTGACATTTCCAACAAGGCAAATGTTGACAAGCGTGTTGCTCAAATCCGTAAGGAATTGGAACTCAGCGACTCTGATTACGATAAAGAAAAGCTCCAAGAGCGTATTGCTAAGCTCTCTGGTGGCGTAGCTGTAATCAAAGTCGGTGCAGCAACTGAAACTGAACTTAAGGATCGTAAGCTTCGCATCGAAGATGCGCTCAACTCTACTCGTGCAGCCGTTGAAGAAGGTATCGTCCCCGGTGGTGGTGCAACCCTCGCTCACTTGTCAGTTGAATTGCAAGAGTTCAAGGCAACCTTGAAGAACGAAGAAGCGATCGGTGCGGATATCGTTGCGCGTTCTCTCTCTGCACCACTTCGTCAAATCAGCGATAACGCTGGTCTCGAAGGAACTGTGGTCGTTGAAAAGGTTAAGCAACTACCTTTCAATCATGGTTTTGATGCACTTAAGGGCGAATATGTTGACTTGATCGCTACTGGTATCATTGACCCTGCTAAGGTTGTACGTTCGGCATTGCAAAATGCTGCTTCCGTTGCTGGCATGGTCTTGACCACCGAAGCTCTCGTGGTTGAGAAGCCAGAGAAGAAATCTGACGCTGGTGCTGCTGGCATGGGCGGTATGGGCGGTATGGGTGGCATGGGCGGTATGGGTGGCATGATGTAA
- the groES gene encoding co-chaperone GroES, translating to MASLTLNTGTLQPLGDRLLVKVATKEEKTVGGIFLPDTAQEKPQIGEVTAVGPGTRNDKGTRVALEVKAGDKVLYSKYAGTEVKIDNVDYLLLAERDILAIVE from the coding sequence GTGGCATCGTTAACCCTAAATACTGGTACATTGCAACCCCTAGGCGATCGCCTATTGGTAAAAGTAGCAACTAAAGAAGAAAAAACTGTAGGCGGTATTTTCTTGCCAGACACAGCCCAAGAAAAGCCCCAAATCGGTGAAGTAACTGCCGTTGGACCTGGTACACGCAACGATAAAGGTACTCGCGTTGCTTTAGAAGTCAAAGCAGGCGATAAAGTCCTGTACTCCAAGTACGCAGGTACTGAAGTCAAAATTGACAACGTAGATTATTTGCTACTTGCTGAAAGAGATATTCTTGCGATCGTTGAATAA
- a CDS encoding DUF29 domain-containing protein has translation MAIASDKIQIKSHHDLYEEDFCLWIEQALVLLRQGNLRDLDLENLLEEIEDMGNSQKQALESNLKVILMHLLKYKFQPEKRSNSWLYTLAEHRQRIRKAFKNSPSLKRHFLQEFAEVYLDAKKLAAIETGLPSHTFPAESPFTPDQVTDEEYLPE, from the coding sequence ATGGCGATCGCATCAGACAAAATACAAATCAAATCCCATCATGATCTCTATGAAGAGGACTTTTGTCTGTGGATAGAGCAAGCATTGGTATTGTTGCGTCAAGGCAACCTTAGAGATTTGGACTTGGAAAATTTGCTTGAAGAAATTGAAGACATGGGTAATAGTCAAAAACAAGCACTAGAGAGCAATTTAAAAGTTATTCTCATGCATCTACTCAAATACAAATTCCAACCCGAAAAGCGCTCTAATAGTTGGCTGTATACCCTAGCTGAACATCGCCAGAGAATACGCAAAGCTTTCAAAAATAGTCCTAGCCTCAAGAGACATTTTTTGCAGGAGTTTGCTGAAGTTTATTTAGATGCCAAAAAACTCGCTGCGATCGAAACAGGACTACCAAGCCACACTTTTCCCGCAGAATCTCCATTTACACCCGATCAAGTCACAGATGAAGAATATCTACCTGAATAG
- a CDS encoding 5-formyltetrahydrofolate cyclo-ligase, whose translation MNLDLQIYTLYAGSDSVIEAITDAQQDKQQIKRQIKKQLRKDLLTKRCQIPNEIWQQKSLEICDRLSNWQTFQQAQNILAFTSFRQEPDLSTLWQRFPKKNWGFARCIEKDLIWHQVAIADFSSQMQLGAFNILEPHPDLPLMDLANIDLILIPAVACDRQGYRLGYGGGFYDRWLPNSTGLKAGIIFDEFYVDELPHDAWDVPLDAILTDSQALMLGLLKRSTG comes from the coding sequence TTGAATTTAGATTTACAGATTTATACATTATATGCAGGTTCCGATAGTGTGATTGAAGCGATTACAGATGCTCAGCAAGACAAGCAACAAATCAAAAGGCAAATTAAAAAGCAACTCAGAAAAGACTTACTTACTAAACGTTGCCAAATCCCTAATGAAATTTGGCAGCAAAAGAGCCTAGAAATATGCGATCGCCTTTCCAATTGGCAAACATTCCAACAAGCACAAAATATCTTAGCCTTCACCAGTTTTCGGCAAGAACCAGATTTGAGTACACTATGGCAAAGATTCCCTAAAAAGAATTGGGGATTTGCGCGTTGTATCGAAAAGGATTTGATCTGGCATCAAGTAGCGATCGCTGATTTCTCATCCCAAATGCAATTAGGGGCTTTTAATATCCTTGAGCCGCATCCTGATTTACCGTTGATGGATTTAGCAAATATTGATCTAATTTTGATACCTGCGGTGGCTTGCGATCGCCAAGGCTATCGACTTGGGTATGGTGGTGGATTTTATGATCGCTGGCTGCCTAACTCCACAGGATTGAAAGCAGGAATTATTTTTGATGAGTTTTATGTAGATGAACTGCCCCATGATGCTTGGGATGTACCATTAGATGCCATCTTGACCGACTCACAAGCCTTAATGCTAGGATTACTTAAGCGTTCAACTGGTTAA
- a CDS encoding Uma2 family endonuclease yields the protein MVVTIAKKEFLQLPETKPASEYIEILSPKQNANKVIGKILLSLQHGSQLGWFFDPNVLLHNIRNLTSNN from the coding sequence ATGGTCGTAACTATTGCTAAAAAAGAGTTTCTGCAACTGCCAGAGACTAAGCCTGCGAGTGAGTATATTGAGATTCTTTCACCTAAGCAAAATGCAAATAAAGTAATTGGCAAAATTTTGCTTAGTCTGCAACATGGTAGCCAATTAGGCTGGTTTTTCGATCCTAATGTCTTGCTACACAACATTCGCAACCTTACTTCAAATAACTAA
- the crcB gene encoding fluoride efflux transporter CrcB, which produces MSDIASAIAIASGAVPGALSRFYLTEWSKTKFGTKFPYATFGINLTGCLAMGFFFTISKGITGYPTELDLLIRTGFLGSYTTFSTYGFDTLTLWRSKQKRATAFYWAGSAIFGLGAVLSGVAIAKLFVK; this is translated from the coding sequence ATGTCAGATATAGCTAGTGCAATTGCGATCGCTTCAGGTGCAGTCCCCGGAGCCTTGTCGCGTTTTTACCTTACAGAATGGTCAAAGACTAAGTTTGGCACAAAGTTTCCCTACGCCACCTTTGGTATTAATCTCACTGGTTGCTTAGCAATGGGTTTCTTTTTCACAATTTCCAAAGGCATTACAGGATATCCCACCGAATTAGATTTATTGATTAGAACTGGATTCTTAGGTTCCTACACCACATTCTCTACCTATGGCTTTGATACTTTGACGTTATGGCGTAGTAAACAGAAGAGAGCAACAGCTTTTTATTGGGCTGGGAGTGCTATCTTTGGCTTGGGGGCGGTACTTTCAGGCGTTGCAATCGCCAAGCTTTTTGTCAAGTAA
- the crcB gene encoding fluoride efflux transporter CrcB, which translates to MEFLKGRFPLSVAIGAVFGALSRFYVTEGITAIFGKDFGFYGTFFINVSGCLLIAYILTLVTENLRIISPELRLMTTTGFCGAYTTFSTYGLETNSFLVKGDMKALFIYFVGSAIAGMVGIQIGVLLARSSAQKS; encoded by the coding sequence ATGGAATTTTTAAAAGGACGTTTTCCGCTATCTGTAGCGATCGGCGCAGTTTTTGGAGCCTTGAGTCGTTTTTATGTGACCGAAGGAATAACAGCTATTTTTGGTAAAGATTTCGGATTTTACGGCACATTCTTCATCAACGTGTCTGGGTGTTTATTGATTGCCTATATTCTCACCCTTGTCACTGAGAATCTTCGCATCATTTCACCTGAACTAAGATTGATGACAACGACAGGTTTCTGTGGTGCGTATACCACTTTCTCTACCTACGGATTAGAAACAAATAGTTTCTTAGTTAAGGGTGATATGAAGGCATTATTCATCTATTTTGTTGGCAGTGCGATCGCGGGCATGGTTGGCATTCAAATCGGTGTTTTATTAGCAAGATCAAGCGCTCAGAAATCTTAA
- a CDS encoding SpoIIE family protein phosphatase, whose translation MSGKSLKYQQQIYQRPRFRLRTVLVTPFVIPIIASTILVGWLSFRNGGQAINDLANQLNKETASRIEDHVLQYLNKSQNTLLLTEAGIKSNNFKLDDFDGLRRYFWQVVHQGGFEAYLAYGNERGEFVGVEYQENGTVQLKIRTLDTGEIRKVYLLDSNGNPQKFLKESEYEPRTRPWYKAAKELGKPTWSEIFTASSSQNTALQISPVRPIYDENRKLLGVLSINIRLSRITNFVHELSISPNGQSFIMERSGNLVASSIIKQPFKVIGKESDRKIERIESAKSDNSVVATTAQNLQTRFSSLDSIKTIQQIKFSLNEEVYFATVTPISDGQGINWLAVVVVPEKDFMERIKANTQTTVLLCLLTLIGATAISVFTSSLISRPIIRLTQASKELATGSLDLRVHTVDIIEIDEIDTLEHSFNTMAGTLQEVFTTLEDKVMERTTELANANAEIIALNEKLKQENLRMATELDVARQIQQMILPKPEELESIVDLDIAGYMEPADEIGGDYYDVLETDGVVTLGIGDVTGHGLESGILMLMTQTAVRTLQEIRETDPVKFLSTLNRTLFKNVQRMDSEKTLTLAIVNYTNGKIVISGQHEEIILVRKNGQIERIDTMSLGFPIALDSEIEQFISHATFDLDLGDGIVLYTDGIPEAININKVQYRVERLCEVISKSWHKSASEIKADIIVDVRRHIGTQKVFDDITLLVLKRI comes from the coding sequence ATGAGCGGTAAATCTTTAAAATATCAGCAACAGATATACCAAAGACCTCGGTTTCGCTTACGGACAGTACTTGTAACACCTTTTGTAATTCCGATTATCGCTTCAACTATTTTAGTAGGATGGCTCTCATTTCGTAACGGTGGACAAGCAATTAATGATCTCGCAAATCAATTAAATAAAGAAACTGCTTCTCGTATAGAAGATCATGTTTTGCAATACCTTAATAAATCCCAAAACACTTTATTACTTACTGAAGCAGGCATCAAAAGTAATAATTTCAAACTAGATGATTTTGATGGATTGCGCCGTTACTTTTGGCAGGTCGTACATCAAGGTGGTTTTGAGGCTTATTTAGCCTATGGCAATGAACGGGGCGAATTTGTGGGAGTTGAATATCAAGAAAATGGTACTGTACAGCTAAAGATCAGAACTTTAGATACGGGAGAAATTCGTAAAGTTTATCTTCTTGATAGCAATGGAAATCCTCAAAAATTCCTCAAAGAGTCAGAATATGAACCACGTACACGCCCTTGGTACAAAGCGGCTAAAGAATTAGGCAAACCCACTTGGAGCGAAATTTTCACCGCTTCTTCTAGCCAGAATACAGCTTTACAGATTTCTCCAGTCAGACCAATTTATGATGAAAATCGTAAATTATTAGGAGTCCTCAGCATCAATATTCGCTTATCCCGAATCACTAATTTTGTGCATGAACTTTCCATTAGTCCTAATGGACAAAGTTTTATTATGGAGCGGTCAGGTAATTTAGTGGCTAGTTCCATCATAAAGCAGCCATTTAAAGTAATTGGCAAAGAAAGCGATCGCAAGATAGAAAGAATTGAATCTGCGAAATCGGACAATTCTGTAGTCGCTACTACAGCTCAAAATTTGCAAACTAGATTTAGTAGTTTAGACAGCATTAAAACGATCCAACAAATCAAATTCTCTCTCAATGAAGAAGTCTATTTTGCGACAGTTACACCAATCTCTGATGGGCAAGGAATTAACTGGTTAGCAGTTGTAGTCGTTCCCGAAAAAGATTTTATGGAGAGAATCAAGGCTAATACCCAGACGACAGTTTTGCTATGTTTATTAACTCTTATTGGTGCAACAGCAATTAGTGTGTTCACTTCTAGCTTGATTTCCCGTCCAATTATCAGATTAACTCAAGCATCCAAAGAATTAGCTACAGGCAGTCTAGATCTTCGTGTTCATACCGTTGATATCATTGAAATCGATGAGATTGATACTTTAGAGCATTCCTTCAACACAATGGCAGGAACATTGCAAGAAGTATTTACAACCTTAGAAGATAAGGTTATGGAACGAACCACAGAGCTGGCAAATGCCAACGCCGAAATCATTGCCCTCAACGAAAAACTCAAACAAGAAAATCTGCGAATGGCAACTGAGCTAGATGTCGCCCGTCAAATTCAGCAGATGATTTTACCTAAGCCAGAAGAACTAGAAAGTATTGTAGATCTGGATATTGCAGGTTATATGGAACCTGCGGATGAAATCGGTGGGGATTATTACGATGTCTTAGAAACAGATGGCGTTGTCACCTTAGGTATCGGTGATGTGACGGGACATGGTTTAGAAAGTGGCATTTTGATGCTGATGACGCAGACGGCAGTGAGAACTTTGCAAGAAATCCGCGAAACCGATCCCGTCAAATTTTTAAGTACGCTCAATCGTACTCTTTTCAAAAATGTACAACGCATGGATTCTGAGAAGACCCTCACACTTGCCATTGTCAACTATACAAATGGTAAAATTGTAATTAGTGGGCAGCATGAAGAGATTATTTTAGTCCGTAAAAATGGACAGATAGAACGAATTGATACAATGTCTTTAGGCTTCCCGATCGCATTAGATAGCGAAATCGAACAATTTATTAGTCATGCTACTTTTGATTTAGATCTAGGTGACGGTATTGTTTTGTATACCGATGGAATTCCTGAAGCTATTAATATAAATAAAGTGCAGTATCGAGTGGAGCGCCTTTGTGAAGTTATTAGTAAAAGCTGGCACAAATCAGCCTCAGAAATCAAGGCAGATATTATTGTTGATGTACGCAGGCATATTGGTACACAAAAAGTATTTGATGACATCACTTTATTAGTCTTGAAACGTATATAG
- a CDS encoding bestrophin family protein codes for MKKDSWFHIALRWKGSVVPEVLPRSLLCGLFGVFIYILHISNIRVSLPILGSIIPNIVLGLLLVFRTNTAYERFWEGRKAWGLLVNTVRNLSRQILVAISEQEPSDRQAKIAAVKLLPAFAIALKLHLRSQQVNDELAANLSPEQFDRLKTMNHPPLEIAFWISSYLQRQSQEGKLDRYQLSDMSQLLNQMVDVTGICERILRTPIPLAYAIHLKQLLMIYCLSLPFQMVDQLEWLTAPIVALISFTLLGIEEIGIQIEDPFGHDANDLPLDNICNTMLRNIEDLIIVSDSQIITNFRNISL; via the coding sequence ATGAAAAAAGATAGTTGGTTCCATATTGCACTGCGATGGAAAGGATCAGTAGTGCCAGAAGTATTACCACGATCGCTATTATGTGGACTATTTGGTGTTTTCATTTATATTCTCCATATCTCTAATATCCGCGTCTCCCTGCCTATTTTGGGCAGTATCATTCCCAATATTGTGTTAGGTTTATTGCTGGTATTCCGTACTAACACAGCCTATGAACGCTTTTGGGAAGGACGCAAAGCATGGGGACTTTTAGTAAATACGGTACGGAATTTATCTAGACAAATATTAGTAGCTATTTCAGAACAAGAACCTAGCGATCGCCAAGCCAAAATTGCGGCAGTCAAGCTATTGCCCGCCTTTGCGATCGCTTTGAAATTACATTTGCGATCGCAACAAGTTAATGATGAACTCGCAGCTAACCTATCTCCTGAGCAGTTTGATCGTCTCAAGACAATGAATCATCCCCCTCTCGAAATCGCCTTTTGGATTAGTAGTTACCTCCAAAGGCAATCTCAAGAAGGAAAACTTGATCGCTATCAATTAAGCGACATGAGCCAACTCCTCAATCAAATGGTTGATGTCACAGGTATTTGCGAAAGGATTCTCAGAACCCCAATCCCCCTCGCCTATGCAATCCATCTCAAGCAATTACTCATGATTTATTGTCTATCGCTACCATTTCAAATGGTGGATCAACTGGAATGGCTAACAGCACCAATTGTTGCTTTGATTAGTTTCACTTTACTAGGCATCGAAGAAATTGGCATTCAAATAGAAGATCCCTTTGGTCATGATGCCAATGATTTACCATTGGATAACATTTGCAATACTATGTTACGAAATATTGAAGATCTGATCATTGTTAGCGACAGTCAAATAATCACAAATTTCAGGAATATTAGTTTATAA
- a CDS encoding PAS domain-containing protein — MVIGFFLLVESLSILICFLAHISYLENINLVTGVTQQAFSNSANYIFLKTIFFATVLSLITSFGYYLLIQSKIKSIVRITNVAHAISKGNLEVKLPMNQKDDIGYLAIALNQIVNKLKELNYQAVLPNFTDIEYRRSTELLNQLIEVTDEGYVFLDPNGIILKINANLAEILSIPMSESIGINYRDIFPEELSYLITNRRKNSSNSSQFEFSITNHYKFKAVIVNILSKTSVEDNTQFLATMIVVSPITSGKFTSTNIFTQDKISQSYSLQPSNHEDNFNEDNLQKMRVSITSLLGFLKLTRKKLDESIFSNLVYSDNKTKRSAQQIQDNLEVMISEGEQIAKSIVEISAKSLSHQTLLDNRLSKQSVVTVTEFLNNLKVETANLFTQKSNNILWEVNTNTTQITVDDSEIKYILTNLLNQIANNHEFRTVVFHATTIENQVVLNIGKVSSLISRTQIFSIIDHLNSSTLNQEKRTTLSKGMGLMIAQEILQKYGGDISIEWIDSIRERYKFYTITLPIAVSA; from the coding sequence ATGGTTATAGGCTTTTTTTTGTTGGTTGAAAGCCTATCAATTTTAATATGTTTTTTAGCACATATTAGCTATCTTGAAAACATCAACTTAGTTACAGGTGTTACTCAACAGGCATTCTCTAATTCTGCAAATTATATTTTTTTAAAGACAATATTTTTTGCGACAGTTTTATCTTTAATTACATCTTTTGGTTATTATCTTTTGATACAATCTAAAATCAAGTCGATTGTGAGAATCACTAATGTAGCCCATGCTATCTCTAAAGGAAACTTGGAAGTAAAACTGCCAATGAACCAAAAGGATGACATTGGCTATTTAGCGATCGCATTAAATCAAATTGTTAATAAACTAAAAGAATTAAACTATCAAGCTGTATTACCAAATTTTACCGATATAGAATATAGAAGATCAACTGAATTATTAAATCAGTTAATTGAAGTCACTGATGAAGGATATGTTTTCTTAGATCCTAATGGCATTATTTTAAAAATCAATGCTAATTTGGCAGAAATATTATCTATACCCATGTCAGAATCTATTGGTATAAATTACAGGGATATTTTTCCTGAGGAACTATCATATTTGATTACCAATAGAAGAAAAAATTCTTCTAATAGTTCTCAATTCGAGTTCTCAATCACCAATCACTACAAATTCAAGGCGGTAATAGTAAATATTTTAAGTAAAACTTCAGTGGAGGATAATACTCAATTTTTAGCTACTATGATCGTAGTTAGTCCCATAACTAGTGGTAAATTTACTTCTACTAACATTTTTACTCAGGATAAAATATCTCAGTCTTATTCATTACAACCTAGTAATCATGAAGATAATTTTAATGAAGATAATCTCCAAAAGATGCGAGTGTCAATTACTTCACTCTTAGGATTTTTAAAATTAACTCGTAAAAAGTTAGATGAATCGATATTTTCTAATTTAGTATATTCAGATAATAAAACAAAACGCTCTGCCCAACAAATTCAGGATAACTTAGAGGTAATGATTTCGGAGGGAGAACAAATTGCTAAGTCAATCGTTGAGATTTCTGCGAAATCCCTTTCACATCAAACGTTATTAGACAACAGATTAAGCAAGCAATCGGTTGTTACTGTTACGGAATTTTTAAATAATCTCAAGGTAGAAACAGCTAATTTATTCACTCAAAAAAGCAATAATATTTTATGGGAAGTAAATACAAATACTACCCAAATAACAGTTGATGATTCAGAAATTAAATATATACTGACTAACTTACTAAATCAAATTGCCAATAATCACGAATTTAGAACTGTGGTCTTTCACGCTACAACAATTGAGAATCAAGTTGTTCTTAATATTGGCAAGGTCAGTTCTTTAATATCAAGAACCCAAATATTCTCCATAATTGATCATTTAAATAGCTCAACTTTAAACCAAGAGAAAAGAACTACTTTATCTAAGGGTATGGGATTAATGATTGCACAAGAAATACTCCAAAAGTATGGCGGTGATATTTCTATTGAATGGATTGATAGCATTAGAGAGCGCTATAAGTTCTATACCATTACCCTACCGATCGCTGTATCAGCATGA
- a CDS encoding phytoene synthase, translating to MGMRQPVSLEEAYEICRCITAKYAKTFYLGTMLMSEAKRRAVWAIYAWCRRTDELVDGMQAETTDAETLFNWEKQLEATFRGDPSHASDIALADTVKQYPMPIQPFKDMISGMRMDLKYDRYQTFDDLHLYCYRVAGTVGLMSAAIMGFETKDPSVIATATEAAIALGIAMQLTNILRDIGEDAQRGRIYLPLEDLHYFDYTEKDLLNGVVDDRWIELMRFQIQRAREFYQHAEDGISALCRDARWPVWSSLILYRNILKAIEKNHYEVFKQRAFVPNSGKVLALPWAWLKAQTS from the coding sequence ATGGGAATGCGTCAGCCAGTCAGTCTGGAGGAAGCCTACGAGATTTGTCGTTGCATCACGGCAAAGTACGCTAAGACTTTTTATCTTGGCACGATGCTTATGTCTGAAGCAAAACGGCGAGCAGTTTGGGCTATCTATGCTTGGTGTCGCCGTACCGACGAGCTTGTAGATGGTATGCAAGCAGAAACCACCGATGCTGAAACGCTTTTTAACTGGGAGAAACAGTTGGAGGCGACATTTCGGGGTGATCCGAGCCATGCATCGGATATCGCTTTAGCAGATACTGTCAAGCAGTACCCCATGCCAATCCAGCCCTTCAAAGACATGATCTCTGGAATGCGGATGGATCTTAAGTATGATCGCTACCAAACCTTCGATGATCTGCATTTGTATTGCTATCGTGTTGCAGGTACAGTGGGTTTGATGTCCGCAGCAATCATGGGCTTTGAGACGAAAGATCCCTCGGTAATTGCCACGGCAACTGAGGCAGCGATCGCTTTAGGTATTGCGATGCAGTTAACTAATATTTTGCGAGATATTGGTGAAGATGCTCAGAGAGGGCGCATTTATTTACCCTTAGAGGATCTGCATTATTTCGACTATACCGAAAAAGATTTATTAAATGGTGTAGTTGATGATCGCTGGATCGAGTTAATGCGTTTCCAAATCCAAAGAGCGCGTGAGTTTTATCAACATGCTGAGGATGGCATTTCAGCACTCTGTCGCGATGCCCGTTGGCCAGTGTGGTCGTCCTTAATTTTGTATCGCAATATTTTAAAGGCGATCGAAAAAAATCACTACGAAGTCTTTAAGCAACGTGCTTTTGTCCCCAATTCTGGCAAAGTGCTGGCTCTACCTTGGGCATGGCTCAAAGCCCAGACATCTTAG